The following nucleotide sequence is from Sphaeramia orbicularis chromosome 24, fSphaOr1.1, whole genome shotgun sequence.
CCACGCAGCAGCCATGTTGCAAGTGTTAAGTAATTACACCTTCCCTGTTGGCGTTAAATAGATTTTTCATCCACTTTTAGGTAACAAGTGATAAGTTACAGCCACTCACTGTACAGACTGGGTTTCAGCGGGCACAGGTAAACCTGTTCATCTGCATAACCAGATGAAGTTTCGGTATAATAGCTGCAGTTGGTTCCTGCAAACCCCACAGCGTCGCAGAGCCGTTGGTAAACCTTTCGAAATATGTGGGGGGACAGCTGCACTTGTGGTGGTTTGGCTTGTTTTCCCTGTGTCCTGTATTAACTGACGAAAAGTCTAAACGGTGACGGAAGAAAGTCATAGATAAAAGGCTAAGTTAAAAGCAGAAAAGGGAGCTGTAATACTACCATCCAGCCATTGTGTGTTGAGTGTATCTATCTACTGGCCCATCAAGAGGCAATGCAACAATCCTTCTGGACGGAGCCATCTAATTTTCAACGAGGGGGGATTCGCTTTTTACAGGTCAAACAAAATCTGTAAACTAGCATAATGTTTAAACCACGTCGTAAATACAGAagattaattttcattttatcaCAAATAAGGGTGTCATATATACTTTTGTTGTAGTATCAAGAAGATAACTCAATATTTTAACTAGCGATCCCTATTTAATTTAGTACGACCCAGATTGACACGGGAAACGCAGTCAAAATTCATTGAGGTGGAAGAATTACAGTTTACATTGTGTCCGAAATCctatatattaaataaaatagatattAACTTTTAATACATcaattttggacataaaatgtggTCGAAAAACTAGTATAATTAAGTTTCAGATGCGCTCATTAGAAGAAATTAAACCAAATTCATTTTATTACAAACTATTTGGACTAAATATAGTATTTTGTAACTAATAAACGTTTACTCAACTCACTAAAAtcacatatatattttatttataaattgTTATCTTGAGTGTATGCGTAAATGCAGCGCAAATTTTGGGTATGACACCTGGGCAAGTGTCAGAGCTGCTTCCGGTCACATGTCCGTCACGGCaggatcacatgacctcagttGACGAAAATGAAAGCTGGGAGCCGCCAGCTGAAACCTGTGGTGCTTGTTTTGGTTTTTAATATATGTTTTTACGCGATTTGCCAAACGGCCGAACTGCAGGTAAGATTTGAACTGAAATTACAACAGGTTAATGACACCAGCACGCgtatatcattaaaaatattGCCTTTTGGTGGACGTAGAGACGCTTTTGCTGCCACATCAAGTCATATTGGTTTAGTTGTTATGAGTTGATTTATTTACTGTCATATTTATTAATCGCAGTTATGTAAGATGTGCACAGGGACAGTCCTAAATGGTACGGCAGTGGCCCAGTTCTGCTCCTCGTCCGCTGGTCGGATTGACGGACGCTGCTGCCTAAAAAATGGCACCACAGACGACCATGAACGCATCATTGGGTAAGGatttaatgctgccttcatggtTCACCAAAAATAGTAAGAGTTGCTGAAGAACCAGATTATATAAAACTAAGATTCAATAGTAGGAgcaatataaataatattttatttgtttgtttgttgattggttgttttttggtcatgtgatcttatattaaaaataatcagATCCCTCattttgtaaacattttcctccTGGTTGCATCAGGTTGGATTTGTCCAATTGTTCACTGACTCGGGTGGATTATCTTCAGGGAGCATCGACATCATCAATTATGTATGTAACCCTTTATACAGTGTAGCCTACATAAAGAACATATGTAAACAAAGTAATAAAATCCCTATCtggagttttttttattgtttgtttcagtttacaAACATCTAAGAACAAGAACTGTGTTACTTACATATTGATTTGATATGGTTACAAGGGCCTTTTCCACATTATAAGAGTCCTCTTGCATAAATGGCATGTACAGTATACAGATGATTTTATCAACATGCGTAACAACATTCTTTAACATTCTCAGCCCATGGGAGTTTTGGTTGATTTTCTATTTCTGGCTCTAAATGAAAACACTCCAACTGGCAGGGATCAACCCTCTACAAATACATCACTTCTTAGAAACGGAGATGAAAAGatctaaaacaaataaacatgtgCGAAACCAGAACTCGTTCATTAAAAACAAAttcagtttctgttttgttttgcagaGACCTTTCACTTAATCCAATTGCCAACATCAGTGACTCAGCATTTCAAGGATTTATTGACTTAAATTATCTGTAAGTATCCTGAGGTTTCATAATAGCCTTTCATtggttttcagtcttttttttttttaactctattgTTTTGGTCTTTAGAATTTTGCCAGCAGGCTTAGTTTGTCCAGGAGGCAACACGTCTTGGCAGAAAGTTGAGGTCAAAAAGGAGAATCGTCTTTGTGAAGGCCAGAACAATATGTGCAACCAGACTGGACACATGTGTAAGTCACTCTGATTCCTTGCTTTTGTAAACTGTTGTCAAGAATATAAAGGGCTTCTTGAGAGCTTTTAAGTCAAAGACACACATTGTCTGTTATTGTCAATAAATTGGATCTGTTTATCCCAATACCTTTGATGATTCACAGCCATGGACTGTCCTGAGAACTCCATCTGCGCCCCCTATGGTCCAGGCTTCTTTGAGTGCAGCTGTGCAGACAACTACCATGGTTACAAATGTCTGCGACAGGTCAGTTCTTCCAACAATTCCAAAATCCTATCCACATTTTTACTGGGTTTTACTATTGGagctttagatttttttttaagttattatttttaattgttgTCAATAGGGGGAGTTCCCAGCTCTTCAAGTGTTTGGGCCTCTCGGAGCATCCACGATTGTAATCTCTTTCCTGCTGTGGGTCACCCAGAGACGCAAGGCCAAATCACTGTGAGGCTGAATGGAtgttgattgtttttattttaatgtgcaaTTATCTACTGACATGAAACTGTCATTTTAAGGGAAAATTCTGATGTAAAATCTGAGGTTATACCCAGCTTCTTTTAAATCTATTACCCCTTTATGCGGCAGCTACGATGAATTTAGGCTCAATTTTAAAACTGACTTACTATTATTTTAACTACATGGCTTGTGCAATTTAAAAGTGTATAATTTGAAAACATACAGTGTAGATCTGTTACAAATAACCTCCATTTTTATATGCTGACAAAGTAAATCAGCTTGTGTTTCTCTAAATTATCTGCTCTCTGTCATGCCAGACACATCCTGACAGAATTTCAGTTTACACAAACACAAGGACATCCTGCACTGACATACGTATGTTCAAGAAAATGTAAATCTGGCATTTTACACTTTGGTTATGATGTTTCTTGCATGTTAAACATAAACCATaacagaaaatgtcattttacttATCAAGATTACTGGTcacctgtttgttttttggttggtttgtttatgAACTGGGACATTTAGTATCATCACTGCAACACAATGTTTATCAGTTTTCACCATCACAGTGTGATTACGTTCAAGGCACATGAAATAAAATCTTCACTTCAACATTGTGACTGTCTCATAATTAAGATTGTTTCATGCTGGTAACAGATGTAGCAGCTGTAAAACCCAAACCGGCTCTTTGCAAATAAGCAATGTTGAATTATGTTCAGAGTTTTAATGACTACAGAACAGATTGAACTACCACAGAAACTAATGTACATCCATAAGGTTGGTCtacatttgaacaggttttataAAGCTGTCACCTAAATGTCAAACATTTAATATTAATGGGTCAATTCAACGCTAAGGCAGTGAAGGTGTCAAATGCTGCATTACATGACTGCCAgagaaaaacaaatgacaaaccaCTGCGGGAAGATGTCCCAATATGAAACTTGTACCCTAGAGTCATGTGGTCATTTTATGGAAACTGCTTCTTCCTTTTATTGTCTCCTGTTTTGATCAGATCATCAGAAACTAATCTGAGGAATTTACAGTCACTAAAAAGTTTCCTTGAGATACTTGAACTGTAACTGAAGCATGTTCGACTTGTTTAAAACCAGAGCATGCTGTTAAAAATGGAAATGTTCAGTTTTACATATTTGCAATAAATTTCTGTAAGGAAACATTTTACAGCATTGTTCTGATAAACTATTTGACCAATGGAGGAGTTTCTTCCACATAACACATGCCATCTCTGTAAGTATTTAgtcctactataaaaacacacatggacTCTGTTTAAAAAGCTTATGCTGTTTCAGATATATTTTATTGCATGCTAAAAGCACGATGATGTGTGTGTTCCGTTGTGTGCAGACATCTATGCACACAAACTCCAAGAAACAGATCGGCAGTCATGTCTCTTGGCTCAGATGGATGTGAGCTGGAGACTGTTCACAGGTCCACGTTTTTCACCCGCAGCACCACAGGGACTGAGGTGCAGGGGATCATTCCCAGATCAGTGATGACTAGATCCACGAAATCAGGTGGCGTCACGTCGTACACCAGGTTCAGCAAGCCGAGCAGCGGCACTTGCTGCCAGTCCTCGAGCTGGGTCTTCCCTTTCCGAGTCACAATGAGGTCATCAGGGTCATCTGGAGATAACAGCAGGAGAAACAGTCATCTCTTTCTTCACATAATCTGCTAATCCTGACAGCTTTatataaaatacacaatttaTGCATGTGTCAGTGTAACCATTTAGCAAATCAAGTATCTAGTAGTTAGTTTTGTTCCATACCTAGTTCATTGGACACAAAGGAGTCTGTCTGCACCCTCTCACAGAACTTGTAGGTCTCACAGCACACCAGCACAGGCACATTAAAGGCTTTGGCCACCAGAGCTATTTGTGATGTCCCCACACGAGACATGACATACCCGTTGGCGAGCAGAGCATGAGCACCAAGGAACACCTTTGATACCTAGAAGGATGAAGTTCAAGGTATTATCACCAAAAAGAAAGAACTGTCCAAAATAGAAATCTACTATAACCCAATACAGAATAATAAATCTAAGGATGAGGTGTGTGGTGAGTCTACCTCTGGAAGGATGTAGGAAACAGCTGAAATGAGGACGTATGTGCAGCTGATGCCTCTCTGGACCAGGCGCCTCAGGGCCTCCCTGCCCTCCAGTCGAGGTCTGCTGTCCACAACGATCACACGAAACTTCCTGTTCTTCTCAAAGGCCTCGCACAAGATGTGGTTAACCAATGATGAGCTGTGCAAATCCAGACATGAAAATGATACATGGTGTGACAGCGTGGTGTGTTTTAGAAAGAGAAGGACAGCTGGAGAGTTtccacaatttgcaaaaaaaaaaaaaaaaaaaaaaaaagatctggggACACATGGCTTTTATAGATATCTTCAACTAAGACATTATTACAGAAAGGAAATCCACGTTGACCCCTCTAGGGAAGTGAACAGTGTGATCCAAATCATAATCAAGGCAGATGAGGAAAGTAAAATGAGAATAATTTCAGCAATCTACTGTGGGTTCAACGCACATGATAAAAACTCAaccaattatataaaagaaaaatgggagaaggagCTCAATGTGGAAATTACTGATGATGACTGGCTTAATATGTAGAAGATAAGCTAAACATCCATTAGTTGGCGGATCTGGAGGGAGTt
It contains:
- the atraid gene encoding all-trans retinoic acid-induced differentiation factor codes for the protein MKAGSRQLKPVVLVLVFNICFYAICQTAELQLCKMCTGTVLNGTAVAQFCSSSAGRIDGRCCLKNGTTDDHERIIGLDLSNCSLTRVDYLQGASTSSIIDLSLNPIANISDSAFQGFIDLNYLILPAGLVCPGGNTSWQKVEVKKENRLCEGQNNMCNQTGHMSMDCPENSICAPYGPGFFECSCADNYHGYKCLRQGEFPALQVFGPLGASTIVISFLLWVTQRRKAKSL